ACAGAAAAAATGCTCGCCAAGCTGAGCAAGAATGTAATCGGTAATTAGAGTCGCGATAATTATCTTCAAAAAACAATGCTAATTATCTTCTTTAGTTTTGTTTTCTGCGCAGGAAGGTTGCGATAATTATCTTCGCCTATTCGCTAGGACGGAGTTATTTGCTTTAAATAGTTTATTATCAGATTTCTATGTGTTTCGCATGTCTGACTCAACCAAGCTTATTGATACTAAGATCAGATGCCAAATATTGAAGGCACCCCTACTTTACATTAAATATACGAAGATGTTCAAACATGACCTATTAATATCGGGCTAAATTCAATAAAAATGTAAAATTCACAATACTTCAATAGTTTTTCAATAACCTATTCTATTTTTGTTAAAGGCAAACAATTATTAGCCTCCTAGATATAATGATAAAAAAACTGCTTTTGAGTGCAGTTCTGGCCTATGGTGGAACTGCTTATGTTGTTGCGCAGCAACCGACATTCTTGTCTCATCCCGCGTTGACACCCGATGGGAAGGAGATGGTATTCAGTTATGAAGGTGATCTTTGGAAAGTCGCAAGTCAAGGTGGGGTTGCTGTCCGGCTTACTGGTATGGAAGGTAATGAGATCAATCCCCGAATATCCCCAGATGGCAAATGGTTAGCATTCTCGGCCAATCAAAATGGGAATATGGACGTCTATGTCATGCCCTTAGCGGGTGGAGACATCCGTCAATTGACCGCGCATGACGCCTCGGATGAAGTGGATAGCTGGAGCTGGGACAGTAAAACACTCTATTTTACTTCGACACGTTATAATCGTATGGGAGGTTACCAGGTCTCAGTAGATGGTGGTACGGCAATACGCCTATTTCCACATTTTTTTAATTATATCAGCGGGATCGTCCCTACACCGTCGGGAGAGCTGCTGTTCAACGATAGCTGGGAAGGATATAGTTCGGCAAACCGCAAGCGCTATAAAGGAGCATTCAATCCAGATATCCGTTCCTATAATCCCAAAACAAAAGCCTTTCAACAGTATACAGACTATGTTGGAAAAGATCTATGGCCAACGATAGACCAAAAAGGAACGATATATTACGTCTCGGATGAAAACAACGGCGAATACAACCTGTATCAGCTCAACGGTAAGACCAAAACAGCGCTGACAAGTTTCCCGGAATCCATTAAAAGACCCTTCGTGTCAGCAAACGGCGATAAGATCGTATTTGAAAAGGGGTATCAGCTCTATATTTACGATGTCAATGGAAAGAAAACGGTACAGCCCAATATTGCTTTAAACCGCAATCAGGTCCTCGGCAAGCTAAAGGAATTCAATATTTCGGGCAGCATCAGTAATTTTGATGTCTCACCAGATGGCAAAAAAATAGCTTTTGTATCCCGAGGAGAGCTTTTTGTTTCCGATAGCGAGGGCAAGTTTGTCCGTCAGATGTCCGGACAGGGAGAGCGCGTCATGGAGGTCAAATGGCTTAAGGATAGCAAAACCTTACTCTATAGCCAAACATTCCAAGGCTATCAAAATTGGTTTTCCCGCACTGCGGATGGAAAAGGTGAAGTGAAACAGCTGACGCAAGATCTTCGAAACAACCGTGACATTACCTTTAATGCCGACCGTACAAAAGCGGTATACCTAAGCGGCCGTGATGAGGTACGTACGTTGGATCTAGGTAGTCTCAAGAGCCAGACCGTAGTCAAAGACGAAATCTGGGGATTCCAAAATTCTACGCCTTCATTTTCGCCCGACGGCAATTATTTGCTATTTACCGCAATGCGTAATTTTGAGCAGGATATCTTTGTCCATAACCTCAAGAGTGGACAAACGACCAACCTAACCAATACCGGTGTCTCCGAGACCAGCCCCTATTGGTCGCCAGATGGCAAGTATATTTATTTTGCAAGTAATAGAACAAAGCCCTCATACCCTACCGGAATGCAAAATTCGAGCATTTTCCGTATGGCGCTGACCAATTTTGACCAACCCTATCGCAGTACGAAGTTTGATGAATTATTTGCCAAACCCACAGTAAAAAAAGATTCCGTCGCAAATAAGCCAGCAGCGCCTAAAAAAGAAAACGATGCCAAGGATAAGAGTAAGGCCAATGCGGATAAGAATAAACCGGCAGCTCCTAGTCCAGAACCAAAGAAAACCGTTTTGGTACAGCTTGATCTCGAGGGTTTGCGGGATCGTATTGAGCAGGTCAGTCCTGCATTTGGGACACAATATAGCCCTTTGGTGATCCAAAAGGCAGACAAGACCTATGTCTTCTATGGGTCTGATCATGAGGGGAAGTTCAGTGCTTATCGTACAGTTTATGAACCATTCACTGCTCCAAAAACTGAAAAAGTAATTGAAGGCGGTATGGGACAGGTACAGGAATCGGCAGGCAAGTATTTTGTGCTTAACCGTGGTATCATACAGAAATACAGCCTGGAGGGAAACAAGCTCGATGCAATAACCATGAGCTATAAATTTAATAAAGACCTGGAGAAAGAGTTTAACCAGATGTTTTATGAGACCTGGGCCAATCTGGAAGAGAATTTTTATGATCACAATTTTCATGGTGTAGACTGGACAGCAACCAAAAAGAAATACGAAAAATATCTGCCCGGCATCAACGACCGGAATGACCTGCGTATTCTCTTAAACGACATGCTGGGTGAGCTGAACTCATCACACTTGGGCTTTAGTTCAATGGGGACTGAAGAGCGCAAACCATTCGGTTTTGTGACTAACGAAATCGGCGTGGAATATGATAGCCAAAATCCTTATAAGATCAGTCGGATCGTAGGCAATGGACCTGCGACCAAGAAAGAGGTGGATATTAAACAAGGGGACGTACTGGTCGCTGTCAATGGTGTTAAATTAAATACTGCCGCAGATCGGGATAGCTATTTTACCTGGCCATCATTGGAAGAGGAAATTCAGCTGACTTTGAACCGTAATGGGAAAGAGGTTCAAACGAATGTACGACCAGCTTCCAGTACAGCTTTTAGGGAATTGATTTACGATGAATGGATCAAGGATAACCGCAGCCGTGTAGACAAACTGAGTGACAATAAGATCGCTTATTCGCACATGAAGAATATGTCGGGAGGCGAACTGCAACGTTTTCTCATCGATATGGCTGAGCAGGAGAATAATAAGCAAGGTATAATCTTAGATCTGCGGTATAATACTGGAGGAAATGTACACGATGAGGTATTACGCTTTTTGTCGCAGCGCCCTTACCTACAATGGCAATATCGTGGGGGAAAGCGTGCTCCGCAGAGTAATTTTGCGCCTGCAGCCAAACCGATCGTTCTGTTAATCAATGAGCAATCGCTGAGTGATGCGGAGATGACCGCAGCGGGGTTCAAAGCATTGAAACTAGGTAAAATCATCGGTAATGAAACTTATCGCTGGATTATTTTTACCTCTGGCAAAGGATTGGTCGATGGGTCTTTTTACCGCTTACCTTCCTGGGGATGCTATACCCTAGATGGTCAGGATTTAGAGCAGACAGGTGTCGCACCGGATATTTTTGTAAAAAATACGGTGCAAGACCGTATGGAAAATAAAGATCCACAGTTGGAGCGTGCTGTGAAGGAGATTTTAGCTGATCTCAAATAATGCTGTAACAAGATTAAATGACTACAGGCTGGGGGCTACCTCCGGCCTGTAGCAGGATTACTTCGAAAGGCGATTTCGAAAAATAGCTTCCAGAGTTGAAAGCGATATTAAATATTGTGAACAGGCTGTGTCCGAAAAAGGGTCGGACACAGCCTGTTTTTTATTTTTACTTGTATTCCCCTACTAGCTCTTTATAGATATTTAAAATTATTTTATTCTACTCTTGTGGAATCTTGAATTTTTGTGCATCCCTTACCAAACATAAAGACATAGACATGGAGAAGATCATATTACAAGTAAAAGAATCTTGCAAAGCAGATTGGGGTAAAATGACACCACAGGAGCAGGGACGTTTTTGTGGCAAATGTGAAAAGGTAGTCGTTGATTTCTCGGAGATGAGCGATCAGGAAATTGTAGATCAGATCAAAAAATCCAGTAAAGGGCTTTGTGGCCGGTTTTATGAAGATCAGCTGCTGCGTGAACTGGATGCCAGTGTTTCCTTTGCAAAAAATCCGATATGGCGCAATAGATGGAGCGGTATTGCTGCGGGTCTGATGCTGATCGGTTCATTGAGCTTTCCTATGGCACAGGCGCAGACTGCCACGACCGCTCAAGGGATTACTGTACAATCAAACGAAAAAGGTGTAAAGCCCGCCGGGAAACAAATAAATCCAAACTATCGTGTCAATAACAAGACGACTGGAGAAGTGATGGTGGTACAATTGAAAGGAAAGAGTGCAGGTAAATCTGTTGGGAAAAAAATAGATTCAAACCATCGTGTTAATAATAAACAGGTATCATCTGGTCAAGATAGCAGTAAGGTAAAGATCGCCGGAAAAATTGTCTGCGCTTCTGCTGGGGAAAGTATGAAGGGTACCAATGTGACCATAGGAAACTACCATACACAGGCTGATGAAAAAGGTAATTTTGAACTTTGGGTACAGCAGTCGCTCCTGAATAAGGATCAGGAACTTCGGGCAGAGATGATTGGTTATCGAACTGTTGTCATCCCATTGAAAAAAGGAGCTAAAACAGCGATAAACAAGCCGATTGTGATGGAGGTTAGACCGATGATCATGGGAAAGATCGTTGCTCCTATGAAGCAAGAGGATATACCTACGATGAATAAATATTAGTGTATGCTGTATTACCATCATCAAATTGCTTGAGCGCCATTTCACGAGGAATTATGTGAAAGTGGATATCTTTTTTAGAGGCTCTGTAAGCATGGAGTGGCGCTAATACACCCATATGTCGATCCCTACCACGGTTTGTTCGCGAAAATTTTAAATCCGTTAATGTCGTTTCTGTTGATGATGATCAGTAGGCTTTTCTTGGAGCTTATCTGGATATATCGATTCTGTATATGCCGAATCAGGACTTCGCTTAGGAGATTTTCGAGAGTTATCGCATGTGATATGAATTTGTAAAACCGGTGTACGAACGTACATCAAAAGCGATCGAAGCAATGACGTCAAAAATGAAAGATAAAGAATAAAAAATCTACTTTTATACTTGACTTTCTCTTCAGTGAATCTTACATTTGATTTATCGAATGACTTCGTAGCTCAGTTGGTAGAGCAACAGACTCTTAATCTGTGGGTCCTGAGTTCGAGCCTCAGCGGGGTCACTTTCAGAAAAGCCGTTTTACGTAAGTAGGACGGTTTTTTTGTGTGTTTAGAGCACCTTTAAAGCGGTTTTTTCATTTTTGTCATACCGAGAAGTTATAAAATCTATTAATTACTTCTTTGTTCAAAGATACTAAAAAATGGTCATTTTAGGGCTGTTTTGTCTCGCAAAGTGTCTCGCACAATCGTGAAAAATCAAATTTTAATTCGTGATGGAACTGCATTTTCTGTTTTATATACCGTCAATTGTTTTCGTGTCTCCCCTCCTATCTAATCTTAATGAGCTTTTTTAAACGTTGACTTTATTCTATATAATTGAAAAAAAAGTATTCGCCAGCATTAATAAATAAACCCGTAATTAATGTAAATTAGCGTATTGCAATTTCTCCTGAAAAAAGGATTACTGACCATGATATTGTAAGCTGGATGTATCCATATTAAATAAGACATGAAGATTTTTAAACGATTTCTATTTACGGCATTGATCAACCTTGGAATATCAATGCAAGTCATTGCTCAGGTAACAACACTTCAAGTAGACTCGCTTATGAAGTCCGCATTGGCCGAGTTAGAGGTAGCGGGTGCAGCCATCGCAATTGTCAAAGATGGAAAAGTAGTCATTCAAAAAGGATATGGAACCCGCGATATAGATGCACCATCCCCTGTTAATGAGTATACTAACTTTCAGATAGCCAGTACGTCCAAAGCTTTTACCGTGGCCGCATTGGCAATTTTGGTTGAAGAGGGAAAAGTTACCTGGGAGGATAAAGTAAAGGATCATATACCTGAGTTTAAGATGTACAACGATTATGTCACCGAAAACATGAATATTGCTGATCTGTTGACTCATCGCAGTGGACTTGGACTTGGTGTTGGCGATCTCATGTTCTTTCCGGATGGGGGAGATTTCGATGCAAAGGATGTCGTAAAAGTTTTCCAATATTTTAAACCCGTTTCCGCATTTCGGACTCAATTTGACTACGATAATTTACTTTATATTGTCGCTGGAGAGGTAATCCATCGCGTGAGCGGACAACCTTTCGGAACGTTTGTCGAAAAACGTATTCTAATGCCTTTGGGGATGAATCGTTCAAAAGTGGATAAAAAGGCTATGCTGAAAGATGAGAATACTGCTGGCCCGCATAGCTTGATAGCCAATAAAGTGAAAAGGATAAATTTTTTCGAAAACAGTGAATCCGCAGCAGCAGGGGGAATCTACTCAAATGTTGCCGACATGACCAAGTGGATGTCTGTTCAATTGAATCGAGGAAAATACGGACGTAATCTAGATTCAGCCTTATTCTCTGCAGCCAATAGCAAACGGATGTGGACAATCCATACACCATTGAGTGCAGAGGAATCAAAACGCTATAAATCACATTTCTTAGGTTATGGGCTCGGTTGGTTTCTTACGGATAAAAATGGTTGTATGGTTGTTTCACATTCTGGATATGTACCAGGAATGCATTCTGAAGTGATATTGGTGCCAGATCTGAACTTGGGTATTACTATACTAAATAATTCAGATCATTCAGGAGGGGCACTCAATCATGCTGTAACAAACGCTATTTTGGATAAGTATTTGGGCTTAAGTGAACTGAAATGGGTCGACATGGGTGTCAATTTCCTTGCGCAAAACAAAGGTAAGGATGATGAGGCAACAACAAAAGTATGGGCGAAGGTAGATTCGCTAAAAAAACAGAAGGTTGATATTCAGAAATATATTGGTTCCTATTCTGATCGCTGGTTTGGTGAAGTACAAGTCTATCTAAAAGATAAGGAACTTCGGATCCGCAGTGTTCGATCACCCAAATTAAATGGTGCAATGCATTTGTACGAGAAGGATATTTTCGCTATCCGATGGGATTATCAGGACATGAACTGTGATGCACTTGCGACCTTCACTTTAAATAAAGAAGGAAAGGCCGAAAGCATCAAAATGAAGGGAATTTCCCCCAATATTGATTTTAGCTTTGATTTTCAGGACTTGGATCTTCGTCGTAAACCTTAAATAACAGAATAGGACAATTTGTTTACCTAAGAAATAGAATTAAAACTGTCCAAATTTTACATTTAGATGCAACGAAGGCGGACGGATTTTAATTATAATTACTATTCAGTGTTTGGTTAAGTTCTAATGGCGTAATACGGCTGTATCATGGATATCAAATGATTTGATAAGTCCAGACCCCTGAAAGGAAACTCGGACACCAACAATCTTTCCGATTCCAGTAAGAAACAATCCCTGATAGGCGAGTTTGTCATTCAGCTCTATCTTAATCTTCCCCGCATTGGATATGCATTTGACTGATACAGGTGAAGAGAAGTCGACTCCAAAAGCAGATAGATTGTTGGTAGCTCCTTCCAATAATTGCTCCCCAATCCACAATTGGAGTTCTCCGACACAGCCTGGTTTGGAGAGTGGAATCATAATTATTCCATCTGTTCCTAAGAGTGTTATTCCGCTTTGTTGACAAGGCACATTAAGTTGTCGATATGTATTCTGAATGGCCAGGGATAAAGTGAAATTTTTACTGTCGATATTCCATCCCCTGGAAACCTGTGTTAATACAAATTCTGGTATTTCGGAATTGTAGTTATTGGTATTTTGTGGTAAATCCTGTTGCTTCAGACCCTGCCAGTCTCCATGATCAATCATTTCCTTGGGCAGATATATTGGGACAGGTTCCTTCGTTATGAATCCCATCCAATCTTCGGATTCTATAAAAATATCATGCTCTTTAACAATCGAGTCATTGAGGACCAATTTTGCCCGGTAATATCCCGGACGGTAATAGGTACTGGCATGTTCGTGACGGTTTTTATCAACTTTTACCCTTCTTTTTGAATCCCAGTTTTGTTGAATAAAGACACTGTCTGCATTGGAATGGCTTGCATCGTACTCGAATATGACTGTATTGGGTACCCCTGTTGTTACAGGTTTACTACTAAAGCTGATTTTACGATAGGATAATTCATTCCTTGATTTTCCTCGAAATCTATTGACCCCTATCAGAAATCCTGTTAATATTAGCAGGATAAGACAGCCATATACTATTTTAGCACGAGGTCTTCTCTTGCGCTCTTCTTTATTGTTTTGATCAGTGATTGGGATGGAAGATATCAGTGAGCGCCAATTCGAGAATCCCGAAAATTTGGCTAAAGCATCTAATGTGCTTAAATTGGGATTGCTATTGTATTGTACCTTTCCCCAGATTCTTTTGAGGGTGCTTGTGCTGAGGACAACATTGGTTTCCTTATAAATCAATTCACTCAGGTTATCAAAATCCTGCGATTGCCAACCTGCGCTACTTCCCCACCCGACTTTTTCTTCGATGAGTTCCTTGCATTTGTTTATATGGTGTTGATTTTCAGTCATATTTAATCAAGATTAAACTTGCACAGATTTGAACAAGCCATGAATTCAGGATATATCCATTGCGAACTATCTTTATCAAAGTATATTTTGCAATGCCTAATATAAACATCAAATCTTTTAACAATATGATTAAATTTAAAATTACATGCTGCTTGTGTTTACTCTTTTCTTTGCTGTCTATAGCATCAGGACAGGAGCCCGTCAAAACAAATTTATCTTTGGATAATTTATATCCGGTCAACAGGACGGTGACCATAGAAAAGGACAGTACAGGAACACCTGTCTTACATATTAATGGTCGGCCCAATGCTGGTATCGCATGGATAAAAGATAGTTCTTTTAAAAATGGTTATATCGAATTCGATGTCAGAGGAAAAGACCTGTTGCAACAGAGCTTTGTGGGGATAGCATTTCACGGAGTTAATGATACAACTTATGAAGCCGTATATTTCCGGCCATTTAATTTTTATGCAACGGATCCGATAAGAAAGAAGCATGCGGTACAATATATCGCGCTACCGACCAATGACTGGCCCCATCTGAGAGAGCAATTTCCAGACAAATACGAAGCGCCCATAACATCTGTGATGGATCCTAACGATTGGTTTCATGTAAAGCTCCTTGTAGTCGGACAAACGATCAAAATTTATTTTAATTCGGATACTACCCCAGTACTTGAAGTTCAATCTTTACATGGAAAATCCGATGGAAAAGTGGGATTTTGGACGGGACATACATCGGATGGTGACTTTAAAAATCTAACTATTACTGCTAAAAATTAAAAGTATGAAGCTGTTGACACAAGGGCTAATCTCATAAAAACTACCTTCTTGTTACTTAATTCAGAAGATTTATTCCGTAAATTTGTCCTGGAGGCAACAAGCTTATGGAAAATAAGAAGATTTCGATATTGTATGTTGACGACGAGGAAAATAATCTATTTTCCTTTAAAGCGACATTCCGGTTAAAATATAAGGTGTTTACGGCTATAAATGGCGCCGAAGCAATAGAACTTGTCAAAAACAACCCCATTGATATCATTATCACGGACCAGCGGATGCCAGAAATGACGGGTGTGGAGTTTTTGGAAGAAATCATAAAAATTGATGCGGCTCCAATGCGCATCCTTTTAACAGGGTATGCCGATATGGCTGCAGTGGTCGATGCTGTCAATAAAGGGAAGATATTTCATTACCTCAATAAACCCTGGAGTGAGAAAGAGCTCGATCAAACAATTCAACGCGCTTATGAAGTGTATACTGAGCGGCAAAAAATAATTGAAACAAATGCGCTGCTAGAAACCTCTAATGATCAATTGGAATTTATGCTACGTCAGAAGCTGCTATCCTAAAAAATCAGTTTTTAGGATAGCAGATCTTATTTGCTCGG
The window above is part of the Sphingobacterium sp. ML3W genome. Proteins encoded here:
- a CDS encoding S41 family peptidase → MIKKLLLSAVLAYGGTAYVVAQQPTFLSHPALTPDGKEMVFSYEGDLWKVASQGGVAVRLTGMEGNEINPRISPDGKWLAFSANQNGNMDVYVMPLAGGDIRQLTAHDASDEVDSWSWDSKTLYFTSTRYNRMGGYQVSVDGGTAIRLFPHFFNYISGIVPTPSGELLFNDSWEGYSSANRKRYKGAFNPDIRSYNPKTKAFQQYTDYVGKDLWPTIDQKGTIYYVSDENNGEYNLYQLNGKTKTALTSFPESIKRPFVSANGDKIVFEKGYQLYIYDVNGKKTVQPNIALNRNQVLGKLKEFNISGSISNFDVSPDGKKIAFVSRGELFVSDSEGKFVRQMSGQGERVMEVKWLKDSKTLLYSQTFQGYQNWFSRTADGKGEVKQLTQDLRNNRDITFNADRTKAVYLSGRDEVRTLDLGSLKSQTVVKDEIWGFQNSTPSFSPDGNYLLFTAMRNFEQDIFVHNLKSGQTTNLTNTGVSETSPYWSPDGKYIYFASNRTKPSYPTGMQNSSIFRMALTNFDQPYRSTKFDELFAKPTVKKDSVANKPAAPKKENDAKDKSKANADKNKPAAPSPEPKKTVLVQLDLEGLRDRIEQVSPAFGTQYSPLVIQKADKTYVFYGSDHEGKFSAYRTVYEPFTAPKTEKVIEGGMGQVQESAGKYFVLNRGIIQKYSLEGNKLDAITMSYKFNKDLEKEFNQMFYETWANLEENFYDHNFHGVDWTATKKKYEKYLPGINDRNDLRILLNDMLGELNSSHLGFSSMGTEERKPFGFVTNEIGVEYDSQNPYKISRIVGNGPATKKEVDIKQGDVLVAVNGVKLNTAADRDSYFTWPSLEEEIQLTLNRNGKEVQTNVRPASSTAFRELIYDEWIKDNRSRVDKLSDNKIAYSHMKNMSGGELQRFLIDMAEQENNKQGIILDLRYNTGGNVHDEVLRFLSQRPYLQWQYRGGKRAPQSNFAPAAKPIVLLINEQSLSDAEMTAAGFKALKLGKIIGNETYRWIIFTSGKGLVDGSFYRLPSWGCYTLDGQDLEQTGVAPDIFVKNTVQDRMENKDPQLERAVKEILADLK
- a CDS encoding serine hydrolase produces the protein MKIFKRFLFTALINLGISMQVIAQVTTLQVDSLMKSALAELEVAGAAIAIVKDGKVVIQKGYGTRDIDAPSPVNEYTNFQIASTSKAFTVAALAILVEEGKVTWEDKVKDHIPEFKMYNDYVTENMNIADLLTHRSGLGLGVGDLMFFPDGGDFDAKDVVKVFQYFKPVSAFRTQFDYDNLLYIVAGEVIHRVSGQPFGTFVEKRILMPLGMNRSKVDKKAMLKDENTAGPHSLIANKVKRINFFENSESAAAGGIYSNVADMTKWMSVQLNRGKYGRNLDSALFSAANSKRMWTIHTPLSAEESKRYKSHFLGYGLGWFLTDKNGCMVVSHSGYVPGMHSEVILVPDLNLGITILNNSDHSGGALNHAVTNAILDKYLGLSELKWVDMGVNFLAQNKGKDDEATTKVWAKVDSLKKQKVDIQKYIGSYSDRWFGEVQVYLKDKELRIRSVRSPKLNGAMHLYEKDIFAIRWDYQDMNCDALATFTLNKEGKAESIKMKGISPNIDFSFDFQDLDLRRKP
- a CDS encoding response regulator, which translates into the protein MENKKISILYVDDEENNLFSFKATFRLKYKVFTAINGAEAIELVKNNPIDIIITDQRMPEMTGVEFLEEIIKIDAAPMRILLTGYADMAAVVDAVNKGKIFHYLNKPWSEKELDQTIQRAYEVYTERQKIIETNALLETSNDQLEFMLRQKLLS